In Blautia wexlerae DSM 19850, a single window of DNA contains:
- a CDS encoding ABC transporter ATP-binding protein, with translation MSIHIEDLTVRFKNSVTAIDHADLDIPNGIFGLLGENGAGKTTLMRVLTTVLKPTNGMVTLDGILYSEGNYEKIQRKIGYLPQEIELYPNLTVQECLEYMGDLAGVPKAECRKRIDYYLKKTSLIEHRKKKMKQLSGGMKRRVGLVQALLNEPEFLIVDEPTTGLDPEERIRIRNLLVDFSENRTVLFSTHVVEDLAATCNQLAIMHKGRFLYAGSMKNLTEEAQGKIWICKVPDERKAREVEQKYRITSKQYVEGGLQLRVISEIQPELECMSIPATLEDAYIYVTNQYE, from the coding sequence ATGAGTATTCATATTGAGGATTTAACGGTAAGATTTAAGAATAGTGTCACAGCAATCGACCATGCAGATTTAGATATACCAAATGGGATATTTGGACTATTGGGAGAAAATGGAGCGGGAAAGACAACTTTGATGAGAGTTTTGACCACTGTGCTTAAACCTACAAACGGAATGGTTACATTAGACGGAATTTTGTATAGCGAAGGAAACTATGAAAAAATCCAAAGAAAGATAGGGTATTTACCACAGGAAATTGAACTGTATCCTAATTTGACGGTTCAGGAGTGTTTGGAGTATATGGGAGATCTGGCAGGTGTTCCGAAAGCAGAATGTAGAAAGCGGATAGATTATTATTTGAAAAAGACCAGTCTTATAGAACATCGTAAGAAGAAAATGAAGCAGTTATCAGGCGGTATGAAGCGACGGGTAGGATTGGTGCAGGCGCTTTTAAATGAACCGGAATTTTTAATTGTGGATGAGCCAACTACCGGTTTAGATCCGGAGGAACGTATTCGCATCCGCAATTTGTTAGTAGATTTTTCTGAAAACAGAACGGTTTTGTTTTCAACTCATGTGGTAGAAGACTTAGCTGCCACCTGCAATCAGCTTGCAATTATGCATAAAGGTCGATTTCTGTATGCGGGTTCTATGAAGAATTTGACAGAAGAAGCACAGGGGAAAATCTGGATTTGCAAAGTACCTGATGAGAGAAAAGCAAGAGAAGTGGAACAGAAGTATCGTATTACATCTAAACAGTATGTTGAGGGGGGATTGCAGTTAAGAGTGATTTCTGAAATACAGCCAGAATTGGAGTGTATGTCAATTCCTGCAACGTTGGAAGATGCTTATATTTATGTGACGAATCAATACGAGTAG
- a CDS encoding ABC transporter permease, with product MIAIFKREIRNYLKRPLFWVGVLLVIYGVFNATSPYLTTHYLTTGEEIINDQSNTSVEGEVYEGYIPATPEKHREVWHEKVKIKLTDVFGLTDSEAQNVIEKLESMNLKEAYAYLEQEYDWYGARCLYEDSTYYKGTAEEINAYLDKKLEDKTFSFYYARKFADFAGLYMVFFAIIMLAVLFLQDTKKHTYELLHTKPVTAGKYVMGKVSAGFTICLLVLTILNILFWVLCRIYTKDSGFEVRLWDFVASTVLYILPNMLMIVSIYTLISLIFKNPLPGVPLLILYMVYSNLGGTNAEGVYGYWGKPLAIMVRFPGQLFDTTPPPMALLNQSFLIIVSVVIILISIQIWKRRRI from the coding sequence ATGATTGCTATTTTTAAAAGAGAGATTAGGAATTATCTAAAGCGACCGTTATTTTGGGTAGGTGTTCTGCTTGTGATTTATGGTGTGTTTAATGCGACAAGTCCATATTTAACCACACATTATCTTACAACGGGGGAGGAAATCATCAATGATCAGTCCAACACTTCGGTTGAAGGAGAAGTGTATGAGGGCTATATTCCAGCCACGCCTGAAAAGCACAGAGAGGTATGGCATGAAAAGGTAAAAATAAAATTAACGGATGTGTTTGGATTGACGGATTCAGAAGCACAGAATGTCATTGAAAAGCTGGAAAGCATGAATTTAAAAGAGGCCTATGCGTATTTGGAGCAGGAATATGACTGGTACGGGGCAAGGTGTTTATACGAGGACAGTACGTATTATAAGGGAACGGCAGAAGAAATCAACGCATATCTAGATAAAAAATTGGAAGATAAGACATTTTCTTTTTATTACGCAAGAAAATTTGCTGATTTTGCGGGTCTGTATATGGTGTTTTTTGCAATTATTATGTTGGCGGTTTTATTTTTACAAGATACAAAAAAGCATACTTATGAATTGTTGCATACAAAGCCTGTGACTGCCGGGAAGTATGTAATGGGAAAAGTGAGTGCAGGATTTACAATTTGTTTGCTTGTGCTAACTATTTTGAATATACTGTTTTGGGTATTGTGCCGCATCTATACAAAGGATAGTGGATTTGAAGTGCGACTATGGGATTTTGTGGCTTCTACGGTACTTTATATATTGCCTAATATGCTGATGATTGTGAGTATATATACATTGATTTCACTCATATTTAAAAATCCACTTCCGGGTGTACCACTTTTGATTCTTTATATGGTGTATTCCAATTTGGGCGGAACTAATGCAGAGGGAGTTTACGGATATTGGGGCAAACCTTTGGCAATCATGGTACGATTTCCGGGGCAGCTTTTTGATACGACACCGCCCCCGATGGCGCTCTTAAATCAAAGTTTTCTTATTATTGTATCGGTAGTAATTATACTGATTTCGATACAGATTTGGAAGCGGAGGCGAATATAA
- a CDS encoding HAMP domain-containing sensor histidine kinase yields the protein MAEGDGRRYLPDVPRPHSYEMKEFDYHVSEICDFLQTFTVLIVSVAGSIIAVFLFYKHKLKCPIEELELASRQVGRNNLDFHITYENEDEMGGLCKEFERMRGQLAENNQQLWKMLEEEKALRAAIAHDIRSPLSVLEGYQEMLSEYLPKKEINMEQALEMVNESKKQIERMDIFVETMRKMSSLDTRELVAEEITSKQVEIDVRAEMNVFRKKFGKLYELECSETEEKFSGDKEVILEVIENLLSNAFRYAKTKVEMEVFLTCSELQIRIKDDGVGFTIDKQKATELFYQQNVKDSLKHSGMGMYISRLYCEKHGGQLLIENEKQSGAVITAVFHRIA from the coding sequence ATGGCTGAAGGGGATGGTAGAAGGTATTTGCCAGATGTTCCGAGACCACATTCTTATGAAATGAAAGAATTTGATTATCATGTATCGGAAATATGTGATTTTCTTCAGACATTTACAGTGCTTATCGTATCTGTTGCAGGGAGTATTATAGCGGTATTTCTTTTTTATAAGCATAAACTGAAATGCCCTATCGAAGAATTAGAACTGGCTTCCCGACAAGTTGGTCGAAATAATTTAGATTTCCATATCACTTATGAAAATGAAGATGAGATGGGCGGATTGTGCAAAGAGTTTGAACGAATGAGAGGACAGCTGGCAGAGAATAATCAACAGTTATGGAAAATGCTTGAGGAAGAAAAGGCTTTGCGGGCTGCCATTGCACATGATATACGTTCTCCGCTCTCTGTGCTGGAGGGGTATCAGGAAATGCTTTCAGAATATCTTCCGAAGAAAGAGATAAATATGGAGCAAGCCTTAGAAATGGTAAATGAAAGCAAAAAACAGATTGAACGTATGGATATCTTTGTGGAAACTATGCGAAAGATGAGCAGTTTAGATACAAGGGAGTTAGTAGCAGAAGAAATTACCAGTAAACAGGTAGAAATAGACGTACGGGCAGAGATGAACGTGTTTAGGAAAAAATTTGGAAAGCTATATGAATTAGAATGTTCGGAAACAGAAGAAAAATTTTCAGGAGATAAGGAAGTGATTTTAGAGGTTATAGAAAACCTTTTGTCAAATGCCTTTCGTTACGCCAAGACAAAAGTGGAAATGGAAGTGTTTCTTACCTGTTCTGAATTACAGATCAGAATAAAGGATGATGGAGTGGGATTTACAATAGATAAGCAAAAGGCAACAGAGCTTTTTTATCAGCAAAATGTGAAAGACAGTTTGAAACATTCAGGAATGGGCATGTATATCAGCAGATTGTATTGTGAAAAGCATGGTGGTCAGTTATTGATAGAAAATGAAAAACAGAGTGGAGCTGTAATAACAGCAGTATTTCATCGGATTGCATGA
- a CDS encoding response regulator transcription factor → MNYKILMVDDDRELLKMLNQYFTLKNYTVMIAENGIEAMEKISANPDIILLDVNMPGMDGIEVCRRIRDMVSCPIIFLTAKVEEQDRVMGLLSGGDDYVLKPFSLKELDARIIAHLKREERLHRKKEQRFYGELVIDYASKCVHIKGNALELTKLEYEIIEFLSMNPEMVFDKERIYEKIGGYDAEGDSRVVTELIRRIRKKMKMYSEHEYIATVWGRGYKWAK, encoded by the coding sequence ATGAACTATAAAATTTTAATGGTTGATGATGATAGAGAATTGCTAAAAATGCTGAATCAATACTTTACATTGAAGAATTATACGGTAATGATTGCAGAAAATGGCATAGAAGCAATGGAAAAGATAAGTGCAAATCCCGATATTATTTTATTGGACGTAAATATGCCGGGAATGGACGGAATTGAAGTGTGCAGAAGAATCAGAGATATGGTTTCCTGTCCGATTATTTTTTTGACTGCAAAAGTAGAAGAACAGGATCGAGTAATGGGATTGTTGTCTGGTGGTGATGATTATGTTTTAAAACCATTCAGTTTGAAAGAATTAGATGCTAGAATTATTGCCCATTTGAAACGTGAAGAACGTTTACATAGGAAAAAAGAACAAAGGTTTTATGGAGAATTAGTGATTGACTATGCCAGTAAATGTGTACATATTAAAGGGAATGCTTTAGAGCTTACGAAATTAGAGTATGAGATCATAGAATTTTTGTCTATGAACCCTGAAATGGTATTTGATAAAGAACGAATCTATGAGAAGATTGGCGGATATGATGCAGAAGGGGACAGCCGGGTGGTTACGGAGTTGATTCGCAGAATCCGCAAGAAAATGAAAATGTATTCGGAACACGAATATATTGCAACGGTATGGGGGAGGGGATATAAATGGGCAAAATAA
- a CDS encoding DUF6017 domain-containing protein yields the protein MEKKMTFNYFYGTEADQFSFYRIPKALFTDSYFKDLSSDAKILYGLMLDRMSLSIKNQWFDDKNRAYIYFSIEDIMELLNCGRNKAIKSMRELDDETGIGLIEKRRQGFGKVNVIYVKTFMPEKTDEKKFEEELKKFKKQTSVENEESTEVYNSNFMKSQNQTSRSPENKLQEVYISNPNNTNLSDTEMNDNKSNPIISVDEKRFDSDNHSEDYQAYENLVKETIDYESLKVTHHDDMRKVDEIVNLIVETVMCKNDKILIASNWYPASLVKKKFLMLTYSHIEYVLHCMSGNTTKVKNIKKYLLAALFNAPSTMNGYYQAEVNHDMPGLVR from the coding sequence ATGGAGAAAAAAATGACATTTAATTATTTTTACGGTACCGAAGCTGATCAGTTCAGCTTCTACCGCATACCAAAAGCATTATTTACAGACAGTTACTTTAAAGATTTATCGAGCGATGCTAAAATTTTATATGGACTGATGTTGGATCGAATGTCTCTTTCCATCAAGAATCAGTGGTTTGATGACAAAAACAGAGCATATATCTATTTTTCCATCGAAGATATCATGGAATTACTGAACTGTGGCAGAAATAAAGCCATCAAATCCATGAGAGAACTGGATGACGAAACAGGAATTGGTTTGATTGAAAAACGCAGACAGGGATTTGGAAAGGTGAACGTTATCTACGTGAAAACCTTTATGCCCGAGAAAACAGATGAGAAAAAATTTGAAGAGGAATTAAAGAAGTTTAAAAAACAAACTTCTGTGGAAAATGAGGAATCTACAGAAGTTTACAATTCAAACTTCATGAAGTCCCAAAATCAAACTTCTAGAAGTCCCGAAAACAAACTTCAAGAAGTTTACATTTCAAACCCTAATAATACTAATCTTAGTGATACTGAAATGAATGATAATAAATCTAATCCTATCATATCTGTGGATGAGAAAAGATTTGATAGCGATAATCACTCTGAGGATTATCAGGCTTATGAAAACCTTGTCAAAGAGACCATTGATTATGAATCACTGAAAGTAACCCATCATGACGATATGCGAAAGGTAGATGAAATCGTGAACCTGATCGTAGAAACTGTGATGTGTAAAAACGACAAGATATTGATTGCCAGCAATTGGTATCCGGCATCACTGGTGAAGAAAAAATTTCTGATGCTGACCTATTCACATATCGAGTATGTCTTACACTGTATGAGTGGTAACACCACAAAGGTGAAGAATATCAAGAAATATTTGTTAGCAGCCCTGTTTAATGCACCGTCAACGATGAACGGGTATTATCAGGCAGAGGTGAACCATGATATGCCAGGACTGGTAAGATAG
- a CDS encoding ParB/RepB/Spo0J family partition protein → MKNRSGEKIKLASIDELLGVVNEESAMEIEISKIHPFKNHPFKVLDDEKMQDLVESVKINGVLTPVLLRMNENEEYEMVSGHRRMHAAHLAGLTTIPAIVRELSDDDAIVAMVDANIQREELLPSEKAFAYKMKLEAMKRQGSRTDITSGQNDQKLKPVISRNILADQVGESSKQIQRYIRLTELIPELLDLVDNKKLQFTVAVDISYIDKEVQEWIYEYISDTGFIKPKQIAALRNQLNDGPINQIQMLSIFNNCVMAKKVSRSLTFSEKKLTKYFPDDYTAKDMEQVIESLLEKWMQEQSC, encoded by the coding sequence ATGAAAAATAGAAGTGGCGAAAAGATTAAACTGGCAAGCATAGATGAACTGCTTGGTGTGGTAAATGAAGAATCTGCAATGGAGATAGAGATCAGTAAGATCCATCCGTTTAAGAATCATCCGTTCAAGGTGCTGGATGATGAAAAGATGCAGGACCTGGTTGAAAGCGTAAAGATCAATGGAGTATTGACACCGGTACTACTTCGCATGAATGAAAATGAAGAATATGAAATGGTATCCGGTCACAGAAGAATGCATGCGGCACATCTTGCAGGACTTACGACTATTCCGGCAATCGTAAGAGAATTATCGGATGATGATGCCATTGTGGCCATGGTGGACGCTAACATTCAGCGAGAGGAACTGTTGCCAAGTGAGAAAGCTTTTGCTTATAAGATGAAACTTGAGGCAATGAAAAGACAAGGAAGCAGGACAGATATAACTTCTGGTCAAAATGACCAGAAGTTGAAACCAGTAATATCGAGAAATATACTTGCAGATCAAGTTGGAGAAAGTTCTAAGCAGATTCAGCGTTACATCCGACTGACAGAGTTAATACCAGAACTTCTTGATCTGGTAGATAACAAAAAGCTTCAGTTCACGGTTGCCGTAGATATTTCCTACATCGATAAGGAAGTACAGGAATGGATTTACGAATATATCAGCGACACCGGATTTATTAAGCCAAAGCAGATTGCAGCACTCAGAAATCAGCTGAATGATGGACCAATCAATCAGATCCAGATGTTATCAATTTTCAATAACTGTGTGATGGCAAAGAAAGTATCCAGGTCTCTCACTTTCTCAGAAAAGAAACTGACAAAGTACTTTCCGGATGATTATACAGCCAAAGATATGGAGCAGGTGATTGAATCATTATTAGAAAAGTGGATGCAGGAACAGTCCTGTTAA
- a CDS encoding ParA family protein, protein MCKVISVVNQKGGVGKTTTTVNVGIGLAREGKKVLLIDADPQGSLTASLGYEEPDDLRITLATIMMDVINEEEISLEDGILHHQENVDLLPANIELSALEVTMGNVMSREMIMKEYIDAIRGRYDYILIDCMPSLGMMTINALVSSDSVLIPVQAAYLPVKGLQQLIKTILTVKKRLNRKLAIEGILLTMVDFRTNYARDIASRVHTTYGSQIEVFENVIPMSVKAAETSAEGKSIYMHCPKGKVAEAYKNLTQEVLKNEK, encoded by the coding sequence ATGTGTAAAGTTATATCCGTAGTAAACCAGAAAGGTGGCGTCGGAAAGACCACCACAACCGTAAATGTAGGCATTGGACTGGCAAGAGAAGGTAAGAAAGTGTTGCTGATCGACGCGGATCCACAGGGAAGTTTAACCGCAAGTCTTGGATATGAGGAACCGGATGATCTTCGCATCACACTGGCAACGATTATGATGGATGTCATTAACGAAGAAGAAATCTCTCTGGAAGATGGTATCTTACATCACCAGGAAAATGTAGATCTACTTCCGGCAAATATTGAGCTTTCTGCCCTGGAAGTAACGATGGGAAATGTTATGAGCAGAGAAATGATCATGAAGGAATATATCGATGCGATAAGAGGCCGATACGATTATATCCTGATCGACTGTATGCCAAGTCTTGGTATGATGACAATCAATGCACTGGTCTCTTCCGATTCCGTGCTGATACCTGTACAGGCCGCATATCTGCCGGTGAAAGGACTTCAGCAGCTGATCAAGACCATTCTTACAGTAAAGAAAAGGCTGAACCGGAAACTGGCGATTGAGGGCATTCTGTTGACTATGGTTGATTTCAGAACCAATTACGCAAGGGACATTGCATCGAGAGTACATACAACATACGGAAGCCAGATAGAAGTATTTGAAAATGTGATCCCGATGTCTGTAAAAGCAGCTGAGACCAGTGCAGAGGGAAAAAGTATTTACATGCACTGTCCGAAAGGAAAAGTTGCCGAGGCATATAAGAACTTAACACAGGAGGTTTTGAAGAATGAAAAATAG
- a CDS encoding DUF3881 family protein, which yields MHSYLRAVGFSRITKRSSIRQIITDVVETYDEKTVIENYPDGMFAEFSKNYGCDCGITVCGQYDENNVFYPDYYFPFFRGTGITTQESVVIERHADKESFAGACDDLRIGVTLIFYLQNAAEYLQQREKGNILPGGQPLTLSGLAREGKILFPVEKDKEAVKAERELTKNRNHLIAAARNGDEEAMESLTMEDMDTYSMISQRIVTDDIFSIVDSYFMPYGIECDQYSIMGEILDFMTFKNIITGEEICQLTLDCNDMQFDVCINKNDLLGEPKIGRRFKGIIWLQGQLHY from the coding sequence ATGCACAGTTATCTGAGGGCAGTTGGTTTTTCCAGGATCACCAAAAGAAGCAGTATCAGACAGATCATTACGGATGTGGTTGAAACTTATGATGAGAAAACGGTCATAGAGAACTACCCTGATGGTATGTTTGCAGAGTTTTCCAAGAATTATGGATGCGATTGTGGAATTACTGTCTGCGGGCAGTATGATGAAAACAACGTATTTTATCCGGATTATTATTTTCCTTTTTTTCGCGGAACAGGCATTACAACACAGGAGAGTGTTGTGATAGAAAGACATGCAGACAAAGAATCTTTTGCAGGTGCCTGTGACGATCTGAGAATTGGGGTTACTTTAATTTTCTATCTTCAGAATGCTGCTGAGTATCTGCAACAGCGTGAAAAAGGCAACATACTTCCGGGTGGCCAGCCTTTAACCCTTTCCGGGCTGGCCAGGGAAGGAAAAATCCTTTTTCCTGTAGAGAAAGATAAAGAAGCAGTAAAAGCAGAACGTGAACTGACAAAGAACAGAAATCATCTCATTGCAGCCGCCAGAAACGGTGATGAAGAGGCTATGGAGAGCCTCACGATGGAGGATATGGATACATATTCCATGATTTCTCAGCGTATAGTTACAGACGATATTTTTTCTATAGTGGATTCCTATTTCATGCCATATGGAATTGAATGTGATCAATATAGTATCATGGGTGAGATTCTGGATTTTATGACATTCAAGAACATTATAACAGGAGAAGAAATCTGCCAGCTTACATTAGACTGTAATGATATGCAGTTTGATGTTTGTATCAATAAGAATGATTTGCTGGGGGAGCCAAAGATCGGACGTAGATTCAAAGGAATCATATGGCTCCAGGGACAGTTGCACTATTAA
- the serS gene encoding serine--tRNA ligase, whose amino-acid sequence MLDIKFVRENPEVVKQNIRNKFQDNKLELVDKVLELDKENREIKQEVEALRAERNKISKQIGALMAQGKKEEAEEVKKQVAASGTRIEELSTREKEVEEELLKDMMVIPNIIDPSVPIGKDDSENVEIEKFGEPVVPDFEVPYHTEIMENFDGIDLDSARRVAGNGFYYLMGDIARLHSAVISYARDFMINRGFTYCVPPFMIRSNVVTGVMSFAEMDAMMYKIEGEDLYLIGTSEHSMIGKFIDQIIPEEELPKTLTSYSPCFRKEKGAHGLEERGVYRIHQFEKQEMIVVCRPEESPMWFDKLWQNTVDLFRSLDIPVRTLECCSGDLADLKVKSLDVEAWSPRQKKYFEVGSCSNLGDAQARRLKIRVNGKDGKKYLAHTLNNTVVAPPRMLIAFLENNLNEDGSVSIPKALQPYMGGMTKIEKKHA is encoded by the coding sequence ATGTTAGATATTAAATTTGTGAGAGAAAATCCGGAAGTTGTAAAACAGAATATCCGCAACAAATTTCAGGATAATAAACTGGAATTAGTGGATAAAGTTCTGGAACTGGACAAAGAGAATCGCGAAATCAAACAGGAAGTAGAAGCTCTTCGTGCAGAGAGAAATAAAATTTCCAAACAGATCGGTGCACTGATGGCACAGGGAAAGAAAGAAGAAGCTGAAGAAGTAAAGAAACAGGTAGCTGCTTCCGGAACCCGTATTGAAGAACTTTCCACAAGAGAAAAAGAGGTAGAGGAAGAACTTCTCAAAGATATGATGGTAATTCCGAATATCATTGATCCATCTGTACCGATCGGTAAAGATGACAGCGAGAACGTAGAAATCGAGAAGTTTGGTGAACCGGTTGTTCCGGATTTTGAAGTGCCATATCATACAGAAATTATGGAAAATTTTGATGGAATCGATCTTGACAGTGCAAGACGTGTTGCGGGAAATGGTTTCTACTATTTAATGGGAGATATCGCAAGACTTCACTCAGCAGTAATTTCCTATGCACGTGACTTCATGATAAACAGAGGTTTTACTTACTGTGTACCTCCTTTTATGATCAGAAGCAATGTTGTAACAGGTGTAATGAGTTTTGCTGAAATGGATGCCATGATGTATAAGATTGAGGGTGAAGATTTATACCTGATCGGAACAAGTGAACATTCCATGATCGGTAAATTTATCGATCAGATCATTCCTGAGGAAGAACTTCCGAAAACTCTTACAAGCTATTCTCCATGTTTCCGTAAGGAAAAAGGTGCTCATGGACTTGAGGAGAGAGGCGTTTACCGTATTCATCAGTTTGAAAAACAGGAAATGATCGTTGTCTGCAGACCGGAAGAGAGTCCGATGTGGTTTGATAAATTATGGCAGAATACAGTAGATCTGTTCCGTTCTCTGGACATTCCGGTTCGTACACTTGAGTGCTGCTCCGGTGACCTGGCAGACCTGAAAGTAAAATCTCTTGACGTAGAAGCATGGTCTCCACGTCAGAAAAAATATTTCGAGGTAGGAAGCTGTTCAAACCTTGGTGATGCACAGGCACGTCGTCTTAAGATCCGTGTAAACGGAAAAGATGGTAAGAAATATCTTGCACATACATTAAATAATACTGTTGTAGCACCGCCTAGAATGTTGATCGCATTCCTGGAGAATAACCTGAATGAAGACGGTTCTGTAAGTATTCCTAAAGCTCTGCAGCCATACATGGGTGGTATGACAAAGATTGAGAAAAAGCACGCTTAA
- a CDS encoding DUF4446 family protein: protein MSGIFENLGIDSGIIIIILLILTIFLLVRNISMNMRLSRLERKYKTFMKGSDAQSLEKVFVRKFAQIDKLYDAKEEHDHDLLFIKKNLDKMFNKYGVEKYDAFDDVGGKLSFALALLDKENTGLILNAVHSRDNCFLYMKEIVKGESYVMLSQEEVEALRKAVNFGLDNIEE, encoded by the coding sequence ATGAGTGGCATTTTTGAAAATCTTGGAATTGATTCCGGGATCATCATTATTATACTGCTGATTCTTACTATCTTCCTGCTGGTAAGGAATATCAGTATGAATATGCGCCTGAGCCGTCTGGAACGTAAATATAAGACGTTCATGAAAGGTTCAGATGCACAGTCTCTGGAAAAAGTATTCGTTAGAAAATTCGCTCAGATAGATAAGCTCTATGATGCGAAGGAAGAACATGATCATGATCTTCTTTTTATCAAAAAGAATCTTGATAAAATGTTTAATAAATATGGTGTAGAAAAGTATGACGCATTTGATGATGTAGGTGGAAAGTTAAGTTTTGCGCTGGCTTTGCTGGACAAAGAGAATACAGGTCTTATCTTAAATGCAGTACACAGCCGGGACAATTGTTTTTTGTATATGAAAGAAATTGTAAAAGGCGAATCCTACGTTATGCTCAGCCAGGAAGAAGTAGAGGCACTTCGTAAGGCAGTGAATTTTGGACTGGATAATATTGAAGAATAA
- a CDS encoding ParB/RepB/Spo0J family partition protein — protein MAGRKNGLGRGLDAFFPDRTSVVKEPARKTITKTVKTEKKSDVAEKQTNPTVAKKQTADSKTGAMIVKISSVEPNMDQPRKQFDEDALMELSESIKQYGVLHPLLVSDKKDYYEIIAGERRWRAAKLAGLTEIPVIVKEFSEQELVEISLIENIQREDLNPVEEAMAYKRLIDEFHLKQDEIAERVGKSRTAVTNAMRLLKLSEKVQQMLIDEMITAGHARAILSIADKEKQESIAMKVFDEKLSVRETEALVKRMLEPPKTAKKSKFSSAEDAIYESLEEKMKSIMGTRVQIHRKKNDKGKIEIEYYSKDELERIIDLFESIG, from the coding sequence ATGGCAGGAAGAAAAAACGGTCTTGGCAGAGGCTTAGATGCATTTTTTCCAGACAGAACATCTGTTGTCAAAGAACCTGCCAGAAAGACAATAACCAAAACAGTTAAAACAGAGAAGAAATCTGACGTAGCTGAAAAACAGACAAACCCTACTGTTGCAAAGAAGCAAACAGCGGATTCGAAAACAGGGGCAATGATCGTAAAGATCTCAAGTGTAGAGCCGAATATGGATCAGCCACGTAAACAGTTCGATGAAGATGCACTCATGGAACTGTCTGAGTCTATTAAACAGTACGGCGTACTCCATCCGCTTCTCGTGTCTGATAAAAAGGACTACTATGAAATAATTGCAGGTGAAAGACGATGGAGAGCGGCAAAGCTTGCCGGACTGACAGAGATTCCTGTAATTGTTAAAGAGTTTTCTGAGCAGGAATTAGTAGAAATTTCCCTGATTGAGAATATTCAGCGGGAAGATTTAAACCCTGTGGAAGAAGCGATGGCATATAAACGACTGATTGATGAATTTCATCTGAAACAGGATGAAATCGCAGAGCGTGTAGGGAAGAGCAGAACAGCAGTAACAAATGCAATGAGACTTCTCAAACTCAGCGAAAAAGTGCAGCAGATGCTGATTGATGAGATGATCACTGCCGGTCATGCCAGGGCAATCCTTTCGATAGCAGATAAGGAAAAGCAGGAATCAATTGCAATGAAGGTTTTTGACGAGAAATTAAGTGTTCGTGAAACAGAAGCGCTTGTAAAACGTATGCTGGAGCCGCCAAAAACAGCAAAGAAGAGCAAATTCAGTTCTGCTGAGGATGCAATATATGAGAGTCTGGAAGAAAAAATGAAAAGTATCATGGGTACCAGAGTCCAGATTCACAGAAAGAAAAATGACAAAGGTAAAATTGAAATTGAATATTATTCCAAGGATGAACTGGAAAGAATCATAGATCTTTTCGAATCCATTGGTTAG